One Candidatus Lernaella stagnicola genomic window, TCGAATTCCAGGTTGGCGGCGAGCGTTTGCATCTGCAGGCGAAGCTGTTTGATCAGTTCCGGCAACCGCCCGGCGAAGAAGAGCTTCACTTCATCGACGAGCGCTTCGTAATCCTCGCGATCGACATAGCCGACGCACGGCGCGAGGCAGCGGCCGATTTGGTATTGCAGACAGGGGCGGTCGCGCGCGGCGAAGTTGTGGTTGCTGCACTTGCGCAGTCGGAACGCGGCGTTGATGAACTTCATGGTTTCGCGAATGGCGCGGGCGTCGGAATAGGGGCCGTAGTAAAGATTGCCGTCGCGTTTCACTTTGCGCACTACGTATAGGCGCGGGAAGCGGTGCAAGAGGTCAAGCTTCAGGCTGATGAACCGCTTGTCGTCACGGAGCCGAATGTTGTAGCGCGGATAGTGAGTCTGGATGAGCGTCGCTTCCAGAATCAGCGCCTCTTTCTCCGAGGCGGTAACGATCCATTCCAAATCGGCGATACGCGCCACCAACAAGCGGGTCTTGCCGTCCTTGTCTTCCACGCGCTGGAAGTAGGACCGGACTCGATTTCGCAATACTTTGGCTTTGCCGACGTAGATGATTTTCCCGTCGGCGTCCTTCCAAATGTACACACCGGGATCGGCGGGCACGCGGCGAATTTTATTTCGGAGTTTGTCCGGCGTCATGCGTGAACGAAAGCCGGTACGAGGCACACAAACACCAAGGGCTCGTCGCCGGTATTGCGGATTTGGTGCATCGCCATCGGCGCCACATAGGCGGTGTGTCCGGGGGCGACCGGAATGACGTCCTCGGCGTGCTGCACTTCGCCCTTTCCGGTATGGAAGAAAATCTCGTGCTCGAAATCGTGTTGATGGTGCGGCGTGTATCCTCCCGGGGCGACCTCGAAGACGCGCATGACGAAGCGGGGCGCGCCCTCCCGCGGGCCGATGACCACGCGCATCGTCACGTCTTGCACTTCATCGCCGGGGACCGGTTCGGCCGGGACATCGGTATACGGTTTGACGCTCATCGGACCTCCCTCTTTTCGGCTTATTTTATTCGCTTGGCGGGCCGAGGCAAAGGCGCGGCGTTAACGGCGCTTCATGCGAACGGGCCGCCGGCTGCGCGCACCGGCTTGCTTGAGCGCGGGGGTGGTACGCCGCATTCCGAGTTGGCGCTCTTCCAGTTCGTCGATTCGGTCGCGGAGCGTCGCGGCGCGCTCGAAGTCGAGGTTCTGCGCGGCGTCGAGCATTTCGCGCTTCAATTGCGCGATGACCACGGGCAGGTCCTCGGGTCTCACGTCGCCCTCATCGGCCTCGTCGACGGGCACGGTGACGTAATCCGCCTCGTAGACGCTGGCCAGCACGTCCGAGATACTCTTGATGATCGATGCCGGCGTGATGCCGTGCTCTTCGTTGTATTGCCGCTGCTTCTCGCGCCGGCGATCGGTCTCCTCCAACGCGCGACCCATCGAGCGCGTGACTTTGTCGGCGTACATGATCACCTTGCCCTCCACGTTGCGCGCCGCGCGACCGATAGTCTGAATGAGGGCCGTGGCCGAGCGCAAGAAGCCCTCTTTGTCGGCGTCGAGAATCGCCACGAGGCCGACTTCCGGCAGGTCGAGACCCTCCCGCAGCAGGTTGATGCCGACGAGCACGAAGAATTTGCCCTGCCGCAGTTCCCGCAAGATGACGGTTCGTTCGAGGGTGTCGATCTCGCTGTGCAGATAGCGGACGGGGACGCCGAGGTTGCGGTAGTAATCGGTCAAGTCTTCGGCCATGCGCTTGGTCAGCGTCGTCACCAGCACGCGCTGGTTTTTCTCGATGCGGGTCTTGATCTCCTCGAGCAGGTCGTCCACTTGGTTCTCGATCGGGCGGACTTCCACTTCGGGATCGATCAACCCGGTCGGGCGGATGATCTGCTCGACGATCTCGCCGGCACACCTTTCCATCTCGTACGACCCCGGTGTGGCCGAGATAAAGATAAGTTGGCCGACGCGCTCTTCAAACTCAGCGAACCTCAGCGGGCGGTTATCCATTGCGGAGGGCAGGCGGAAGCCGTACTCGACGAGGTTCGCTTTGCGGCTGCGGTCACCTTTGAACATGGCGTTGAGCTGCGGAACGGTTTGGTGCGATTCGTCCAAGATCATCAGGAAGTCGTCGGGAAAGTAATCGAGTAAAACGCTGGGCGGTTCGCCCGCGGCGCGGCCGTCGAGGTGGCGGCTGTAATTCTCGATGCCGTTGCAGTAACCAAGCTCGCGCATCATTTCCAGGTCGAAGAGGGTGCGTTCGCGCAGGCGTTGTTCCTCGATCCATTTTTCGATGCCGTGCAATTGTTCGGTGCGTTCTTCGAGTTCGACGCGAATGGCCTTGGTCGCGCGCTCCATTTGATCGGGGGGCGTGACGTAGTGGCTGTTGGGGAAAATCGCCACGCTGTCCATCTCGCGCAGAACCACGCCGCGTAGGGGATCAATTTGGCGGATGGCTTCGATTTCGTCACCGAACATCTCGATCCGCACTGCGGCTTCGTCCTCGTAGGCTGGAAAAATCTCCACCACGTCGCCGCGCGCCCGAAAGGTGCCGCGGAAGAAATCGACGTCGTTGCGCTCGTATTGCATTTCGACGAAATGCCGCAGCAACTGCTGGCGGTCGATTTCCTGGCCGACGTGGAATTGCGTGAGCATTTGCCGGTAGAAATCCGGCGCGCCCAGCCCGTAGATGCAACTCACTGAAGCGACGATGATGACGTCGCGGCGGGTCAGGACGCTGCGTGTGGCGCTGTGGCGCAAGCGGTCGATGCGCTCGTTCACCGACGAGTCTTTTTCGATGTAGGTGTCGGTCGAAGGGATATACGCCTCGGGCTGATAGTAGTCGTAGTAAGACACGAAGAACTCGACGGCGTTTTCGGGGAACAATTGCTTGAACTCGCCGTAAAGTTGGGCGGCGAGCGTTTTGTTGTGCGCCAGGACCAGGGCGGGGCGTCCGAGGCGGGCGATCACGTTGGCGATGGTGAAGGTCTTCCCCGAGCCGGTGACGCCCAACAGTGTTTGGTGGGGGCGTCCGGATTCCAAGCCCTTGGTCAGCGCGTCGATGGCCGCCGGCTGGTCACCGGTCGGTTGGTATTCGGAGACGAGCTTGAAGGCGCTCATGTTTCTACCCCGCAGTAGCGTGCGACTTCGACGATGCTATATGAGTAATCACTCGGCGTCGGGGCGGGCAACCGTGACCAGCCAGGGTGTCCGACCCTCACGGTACGGATTCCCGAGCAGATCGCCGAACAGCGACTCCAGCCGCCAACCGCATTCGCGCAGTATGTTTTCGATTTCGGGCGGCTCGTAGGCGCGATGCCAGATGCTGCACTCCGTGAGCCGTTCGGTTTTCAAGTCGAGGGTGAAAACACGGTGGACCTGCGTGTTACGCGTGCGGAAAAAACGCTTCTCTTCCAGCCATAGGTGGCGACTGTCGCAAAAGATGCTTCGCTCGCAGACCATCCACGAGCGGCCGATGTCTTCCATTAATTGCCACCGAGACGCGAGGTCGAGGACCAGCACACCGCCGGGCGCGATCCACGAACGGATGCGCGAGAGCAAGCGGCGAAAATCATCTTCAGGAAACGCGTTGGCCTGCGCGTACAAGACATATACGGCGTCGAAACTTTGCGGCGCAAAATCGACCCGGCGCGCATCTTCTAGGACGAAGTCGATGGCCAGCTTGCGTTTCGCGGCCTCGGCGCGGGCGTGCTCGATAGCGGCCGGCGCAAAATCGACGCCGGTCACTTTGTGTCCCATTTGCGCGAAGCGCATGGCATACAACCCGGGGCCGCAGGTTAGATCACAGATCCGGGCGGGCTGGGAAAGGGTGTCGGTGAACAACCCGTCCAAAAACGCAGTTTCGGCTTCCACTTGGTCGGGTTGCCGACTCGCCTGGTCATGCTCGGGATTCAAGTGCAGCGCCAGTGTCCGGCGCGAAATCTCCGGGTCGTCCCAGGGGAAAAAGCACCAGGAATTCGGGTGTGGTTCCTTATCGGCCAGCGATTGCAGCCGCACCAGCAAGTCGATATTTTTGTTGCTCATCTTCCAGTCGAATGATCAGAAACAGCCGCCGCTGTCGTTATCGTTGTCATCATCGTCGTCACCCGCGGAATCGTTGTTGTCGTCGTCATCGTCATCGTCGTCCCCGGAGTCGTCATCGGAGGCATCGTCATCAGAGGCGTCGTCATCGACTGCGTCGTCGTCGGTGGTGTCGTCGTCATCGCCCCCGTCGGCGTTGATGTATTCGACTTTGAGCTCGGTGTCACTCCCGGCGGTCGTCGAAGCGGTGAGTTGAACGTCGTAGGTGCCGGGATTCTGGAACACGTGGGTCGGGCTGGCCAGCGTTGAGGTCTGGCCGTCGCCGAAGCTCCATTGATAGCCGCTGATGTTGCAGCCGGCGCCCGCGGTGCTCAAGTCGGTGAAGTGAACGGTGAGCGGCGCGTCGCCGGAGACGACGTCGGCTTCGAAATCGACCTCGGGCAGAGGGCACTGCGCGGTGACGTAATTAAACTTACGCTCGAATTCTTCGCCGCCGGGACCCGTGGTAGTCAGCTTGACCGTGTAGCGCCCGGCATCATCGTAGGTGTGCAAGGGGTCTTGGTCGGTCGAGGTAGCTCCGTCGCCGAAGTCCCAAAGGTAGTCGGCGATCGAGCCGGTCGACAGATCGGTGAACTGCACGGCCAGCGGCGCTTCGCCCTGGCGCGGCGTCCCCTCGAAATCGGGATCGGGCGCGCCGATATAGGCGTTGATGTAATTCGTGCGTACGATGGTGTCGGTGCCGGCCGCGCCGACCACGGTCAAGGAAACCGTGTAGTAGCCTTCTTCGTCGTAAGTGTGCTGGGGATTTTGATCGGTGGACGTGTCGCCGTCGCCGAAATCCCAATCCCACGAGGTCGGGGTGCCGGAAGACTGATCCGCGAAGTTGACCAGCAAGGGAATGACGCCGCTGGTGGCTGACGCACTAAAAGCGGCGATGAGCGCGGGCGTGCCGATGGCGTCCAGGTCGTAGCCGTCGTTTTGCCCGGCGTCGCCGAGGTCCAGTGAGTCGTCTACAATCTTCACGTAGCGCACGGAAGACAGGCCGGTGCCGTTCAGGTCGAACTCATCGGTGCCGAGGCCGCTGCCGATTTCAACCCACTCATCGGCCCACGCGACTTTGCCGTACAGTGTGAAATCTTCATCGCCATCGGTGTAGCTTTCGTAGACGGCGATGTCGTTGCCGGCGCCGTCGGCGATGCCGCCGGGTCCCAGGTCGAGCAGCACCGAACCGCCGTTGCCGATGGAGAAGTAGTCACCGTCGGTACGGCCGAGAACATTGTGTGCGTCGAGGTGCGAATCCTCACTGTTGGGGCACTCGCTTTGAAGCCAGCGATAGGCGAAGGTTTTCGGCGTGTCGTCGGGGGTCGGAATGACGGTCATCGTTGCCGGGGCGCCGTCGGCCACGACCACGGTTTCCGTGTAGGCTTCATAGCCGTCGGCTTCGATGGTGACATCGTAGGTGCCGGGTAGGAGGAACTTGTGGAAGTCGCCGACTTCGGGATCGTTGAAGGTATACCACTTGCCGTCGACGAACACCGTAGCGGCGATCGGCTCCTTCGCTGATGTTTGTACGACGCCGTGCAAGCCTTCACTCGCCTGTTGCATCAGCCACAACATCGAGGGCTCGTGGTCTTCGGCGACGCCGATGGCGGTGGAGAAAGCGCATTCCTTGGCATAGCTCAACTCGACGGTCCAGGCGGCAATACCGTGGCTGCCGTACATTTCGTCTTTCGTCGAGCCGTGAATCTTGTACATGCCGCTTGAGCCCTGGAACCAATCGTTGAGCAGCGGGTCGAGGCACACGTCGCAATAATTTTCGCCGAGGTAGTCGAACTCATCCCAATCGCCGGGTTCGTCATAGTGGTACGACCACGGCAGGCTGATCGACACGGTGCCGCTGTGCGCCGAAACACCGAACACGAAGGGCTGATGATCGACCCAAACATTGGCTAAGGTCTGGGTCTCAGGCTCAGAGTGCAGGGCCGGGCCGCTGTTATACTCGTACGGATCCCACATGTAGCCGTTGTTCCGGTTCATGTCGACGCCGTTTTCGTTGTACCGGCTGCGTCCGTAGGTCGGGTGGTCGTAGTTGCCGTCGGGATTGGTCAACGGCACGAAGAAGATTTCGCGCTCGTTGATCATGGCGGTAACGTCCGGATTCGTGCCGTACTCGGTCAGCAACCATTCGATGATATGCAAGGCGTGCACGTAGGCGGCGATCTCGTCGCCGTGGATGTTGTTTTCGAAGAACAGAGCCGGTTCGTTTTCGTTGGTGGTAACATTGTCCGAAATCTTTACCAAGTGTAGATCCCGTCCCAATACACTTTGCCCCACGACCTCCACCGTCATCAGCGTCGGGTAGGTGGCCGCCAGGTCGTTAAGGAAATCGCACACTTCGCCGTGATCGAAGTAGTGGTCCAACACGGGCCTGTCGTCGCTGGGGACATCGAGCTGCGCCGCTTCAGCGCTGCCCACGCGGCGTGCCGCCACCCATTGGTCGAGGTCGTCGATGAGGATATCGACTTCGAAGCCGGCGTCGACCAGATCGTCAATCGCGTCATGGGAAGTAACGATTTGCACATAACCGGGCCGGTCGCATTCCTCAAAACCGATCGGGAACGTCGACAGGCGGTCGATGGTTTGCCAATTCGGCGCATACACCTGCGCCACAGTCTTGACCGTCGCGGCGGCCGCGAGTGCGGGGATAAAAACAACCACAAGAAGTACGAGAAAAAAACGACGCCACATGGTTACGACTCCTTAACAAGTTACGCGCTATTTTGGGGTCACGCGCCAAAATAATCAACCAATTCGCGCGGCGGGATATTTCGACGTGAGATTGAACGTTTGTTTCGCTTTGAACTACCCGAGAGGAAGGGGCGTCTGATATTCTACACGACGAGAATCCGATTGACGCTCCTCGACGGAGGGTCCTACACTTCGGCGCGGAGGTTTATTGCGCAACAAAATTCTCTACAGCGCGCTGATCGCGGTGTTAATGGTCGGCGGCTTGGCGATTATCGCTCGCCTGTTGCCGGGCACGGAGAGCATTTTCGACGATTCCGCGGGTGACACCGGTGACAGCGACCAGGATAACTCCCTCGATTGCCGGTGGGCATGCGAGCGGCTGGCCATGTGCCGGCATCCGCTGGCCGGCGAGACGTGCGAGGATCTGTGCCGCGATTCCTGGGACGAAGAGACGATACGTTGCGTGCAATTCGCCGCTTGCCGGGAGATTACCGGCGAATGTCTGGACGCCGCGGCGGACGTTGGATGCGAAGCGGCGTGCGAAAAAGTCGAGGATTGCGGGCTGTTCCTCTCAGGCGAGAATTGCCTGGAAACCTGCCGCGCGGAATGGGACCGGGACCTGCGTGAATGTCTCACGATGACCGAGTGCGACGAAATTGAGGCCGTCTGCCTTCCGGCCATTCAACCCACCGAATGCACGCTGTTTTGCGATAAACTAGCTGAGTGTGATTTGCTACCCGGCAGCGACGCCGGGGATTGCTTGGAATCGTGTCTCACGCTCGACGATCCCGAACTGCGGGAATGCGTCGCGCAGGTGGCGTGCGAATTGATCGAACCCGTGTGTCTCGCCGATGATTACGACCCGCTTTGCCTCGAAGCCTGTCAGCGGTTGGAGGCGTGTGAAGCACTGGGCGATATCGAGCCGGACTACTGTCCCGCGGCGTGCATGGGAGCCTGGGACGACGGCACGCTGGCTTGTCTATTCGACCGCGCGTGTGAGGAATTGGAACCGGTTTGCCTGGGGCGGGCCGAGCCCGTATGCGAGGACGTTTGCGGCAAGCTCGTCGAGTGCGGTCTGGAAGACGAACCGGCGGATTGCGCCATCACTTGCTCGACAAGTCTAAGCGATGAAGGCAGGCAGTGCATTTTAGAAGCGCCGTGCGAACAGATCGACGGCGTATGCTTCGGCGTGCAGCCGGATCTGTGCGCGGTGGTGTGTGAGAAGCTGATCAATTGCGAACTGGATGAGGATTTCGAGGTCTGCTACGCGGCGTGCGAGCAGGCGCCGGACCTCGCGTTGATCCGCTGCATCCTTGCGTTTCCATGCGCGGCGATCGTCGACAACTGCTCGTAGCCGAGTCTTGAACGCACATTCAAGCTGTTCTAGTATCGACGCTCCCTAAGAAAAACGAAATTTCCTTGCAGGAGGTTGAGCGATGAAAACCTTGCGCGTGGCGGAAATCGGCATGGGATGGATATCCCATGTTCATATCCAATCATTACAAATGATCCCCGGTGTCCAGGTCGTCTGCCAGTGGGGATTGCCGGGCGAAGACGGCAAGACCTTCGCCGACAAATACGGCATTCCGGAATTCATGTCCGACTACGACGCGTTGCTGGCGCGCCAAGACATCGACGCCTTGTCGATCGGTCTGCCGAACTACAAACACTTTGAATATGCCAAGAAAGCGTTGGAGGCGGGCAAGCACATCATGCTTGAGAAACCGCTCGTGCTGCGCCTTGCCCAAGCGGACGAACTTTTGGAAATCGCCAAGAAGAACGGATTGATTATCGGATACGCCGAGGAACTCTGTTACGTACCGAAGTTCGTCCACGCCAAGAAGATCGCCGACGCAGGCGGCTTGGGCGATGTGTTCCTGGTGCGGCAACACGAAAAGCACGCCGGCGCGTACTCGCCTTGGTTTTTCAAGGCCGAAACGGCCGGGGGCGGCATCTTGATGGACATGGGCTGCCACGCGATCGAGTGCTGCCGTTGGGTGCTCGGCAAGCCGGCGGTGAAGTCGGTGTACTGCCAGGCGGATTTGTTCGTGCACAAGCAGATCACCGAATTGGACGACCACGTGATCATGATCATCGAGTTCGAGACCGGGCAAATCGCCCAGGTAGAGTCGTCCTGGACGCAAAAGGGCGGCATGATCAGTTGGCTGGAAATTCAGGGCACCGAAGGCAACGCCCACGCCGAACTGTTGCAGATCGGCAGCGGCGTGCGCGTGTACTCGGAAAAAGGGTACAGCACCGGGGATTTCGTCGAGGGCGATACCAACGGTTGGCATTTCCCCGACGTGGAGTGGCTTTTCAACAACGGCTATCCGCAGGAAATGGCCGACTGGGTCGGTTGTGTTCGCAACGGCGGCACGCCGGTGGAGAGCGGTGAGGACGGCCGCGCCGTGCTGGAAATCATGATCGCCGCCTACCTTTCAGCCGCGGAGGGTCGGAAAGTCATATTCCCCTTCGACGACCCCGACGACTACGATGTGCCGGTCGACATTTGGCTGCGGTCACGCAAAAAGTAACCTGGGTCGACACAACGCGACATAGCGGTGCAATCCAAGGAGTTTGAGTGGCGGAAAAAGTTTACGTCGGACTCGACAGCGGCGGTACCAAAACCGAAGTGGCGATCCTCGCCCGCAACGGGGCCGTTCTGACTCAGCAACTAACCGGCCCAGTGCGTCTGACGGCTCGACGCGCTTCGAAGACGATTGTCGCCCGCACGAAAGAAATCATCAGTTTCTCGCTCGAAGAGGCGGGGGCGGCGTGGGATGACGTGGCGTATTTCGGCTTCGGCATGTGCGGGGCCGACTACGCGGACGAACTACCCGCACAGCGCCGATCCCTGGCTCGCGGTCTCGGGATTCCGGAAGATGAAATTGCCCTGGTCAACGACGGCGTGGCAGCCCTTTGGGGAGGCAGCGACAAACAGCGCGCCGTGATTCTGCAGTTGGGAACGGCTTTCACGGCGGCCTACCGGTCCGGCTTTGGGTCCGAAACCCCTTTCGATCACTTGAACGCCGGGGTGATGATGGAAGTCAGGCGCGCCATCCTGATCGCCGCTGCGCGCGTGTGGGACGGGCGACTGCCGAAATCAATCCTCTTGGAATTACTGCTCACGCACTTCGAGGAAAAGAGCCCCGTGGACATCATGCGCAAATACGTGCGCGGCACACTCGATACGTGGAAAATGCTGACCGTCATCGTCCCGTGGAAAACCGCGGTGGAAAAGGGCGATGAGGTTTCGCTGATGATCCTGGAAGAAGCGGCGGAAATCTTCGCCGGCGACGTGTGTTTCATGATCGATAAAATTCATAACGAGCCGGTAGACGTTGTACTCGGTGGCGGCCTGCTGGCGTACAGCCCGGCGCGTTTTCGCCGACGGATCGGCGAATTGATCCGCGTGCAACATCCCCGCGTCACGATCCATCCGCCCCGCCTGCAGCCCGCTGTCGGAGCCGCCGTGATGGCCGCTTATTTGGACGGCCGGGAGCCGGGGCCGTTTTACCGTGGGGCGCGGGCCTCACTGAAGGGTTGAAAAGAATGGCCGAAGAAATTCGCCTTGGTTTCTGTGGCGCAGGAAAAATCGTCGAAACGCATTTAGCGGCCTTGGAGCGCGTGGAAGGGATGAGCGCTACGGCCGTGTCCAGCCGTACCAAAAAAAATGCGCGCCGCTTGGCGCGTCGTTTCAAGGTGCCGGTCGCGACCGACGATCACCAGCAAGTCATCGATTCGCCGCAGGTTGACGTCGTATTCGTGGCCGCGCCGAACTACCTACATGCGCCGTTAGTCATTGCCGCCACGCAGGCCGGCAAGCACGTGA contains:
- a CDS encoding cupin domain-containing protein; amino-acid sequence: MSVKPYTDVPAEPVPGDEVQDVTMRVVIGPREGAPRFVMRVFEVAPGGYTPHHQHDFEHEIFFHTGKGEVQHAEDVIPVAPGHTAYVAPMAMHQIRNTGDEPLVFVCLVPAFVHA
- the uvrB gene encoding excinuclease ABC subunit UvrB, with the translated sequence MSAFKLVSEYQPTGDQPAAIDALTKGLESGRPHQTLLGVTGSGKTFTIANVIARLGRPALVLAHNKTLAAQLYGEFKQLFPENAVEFFVSYYDYYQPEAYIPSTDTYIEKDSSVNERIDRLRHSATRSVLTRRDVIIVASVSCIYGLGAPDFYRQMLTQFHVGQEIDRQQLLRHFVEMQYERNDVDFFRGTFRARGDVVEIFPAYEDEAAVRIEMFGDEIEAIRQIDPLRGVVLREMDSVAIFPNSHYVTPPDQMERATKAIRVELEERTEQLHGIEKWIEEQRLRERTLFDLEMMRELGYCNGIENYSRHLDGRAAGEPPSVLLDYFPDDFLMILDESHQTVPQLNAMFKGDRSRKANLVEYGFRLPSAMDNRPLRFAEFEERVGQLIFISATPGSYEMERCAGEIVEQIIRPTGLIDPEVEVRPIENQVDDLLEEIKTRIEKNQRVLVTTLTKRMAEDLTDYYRNLGVPVRYLHSEIDTLERTVILRELRQGKFFVLVGINLLREGLDLPEVGLVAILDADKEGFLRSATALIQTIGRAARNVEGKVIMYADKVTRSMGRALEETDRRREKQRQYNEEHGITPASIIKSISDVLASVYEADYVTVPVDEADEGDVRPEDLPVVIAQLKREMLDAAQNLDFERAATLRDRIDELEERQLGMRRTTPALKQAGARSRRPVRMKRR
- a CDS encoding class I SAM-dependent methyltransferase; the encoded protein is MSNKNIDLLVRLQSLADKEPHPNSWCFFPWDDPEISRRTLALHLNPEHDQASRQPDQVEAETAFLDGLFTDTLSQPARICDLTCGPGLYAMRFAQMGHKVTGVDFAPAAIEHARAEAAKRKLAIDFVLEDARRVDFAPQSFDAVYVLYAQANAFPEDDFRRLLSRIRSWIAPGGVLVLDLASRWQLMEDIGRSWMVCERSIFCDSRHLWLEEKRFFRTRNTQVHRVFTLDLKTERLTECSIWHRAYEPPEIENILRECGWRLESLFGDLLGNPYREGRTPWLVTVARPDAE
- a CDS encoding PKD domain-containing protein; translation: MWRRFFLVLLVVVFIPALAAAATVKTVAQVYAPNWQTIDRLSTFPIGFEECDRPGYVQIVTSHDAIDDLVDAGFEVDILIDDLDQWVAARRVGSAEAAQLDVPSDDRPVLDHYFDHGEVCDFLNDLAATYPTLMTVEVVGQSVLGRDLHLVKISDNVTTNENEPALFFENNIHGDEIAAYVHALHIIEWLLTEYGTNPDVTAMINEREIFFVPLTNPDGNYDHPTYGRSRYNENGVDMNRNNGYMWDPYEYNSGPALHSEPETQTLANVWVDHQPFVFGVSAHSGTVSISLPWSYHYDEPGDWDEFDYLGENYCDVCLDPLLNDWFQGSSGMYKIHGSTKDEMYGSHGIAAWTVELSYAKECAFSTAIGVAEDHEPSMLWLMQQASEGLHGVVQTSAKEPIAATVFVDGKWYTFNDPEVGDFHKFLLPGTYDVTIEADGYEAYTETVVVADGAPATMTVIPTPDDTPKTFAYRWLQSECPNSEDSHLDAHNVLGRTDGDYFSIGNGGSVLLDLGPGGIADGAGNDIAVYESYTDGDEDFTLYGKVAWADEWVEIGSGLGTDEFDLNGTGLSSVRYVKIVDDSLDLGDAGQNDGYDLDAIGTPALIAAFSASATSGVIPLLVNFADQSSGTPTSWDWDFGDGDTSTDQNPQHTYDEEGYYTVSLTVVGAAGTDTIVRTNYINAYIGAPDPDFEGTPRQGEAPLAVQFTDLSTGSIADYLWDFGDGATSTDQDPLHTYDDAGRYTVKLTTTGPGGEEFERKFNYVTAQCPLPEVDFEADVVSGDAPLTVHFTDLSTAGAGCNISGYQWSFGDGQTSTLASPTHVFQNPGTYDVQLTASTTAGSDTELKVEYINADGGDDDDTTDDDAVDDDASDDDASDDDSGDDDDDDDDNNDSAGDDDDDNDNDSGGCF
- a CDS encoding Gfo/Idh/MocA family oxidoreductase, producing MKTLRVAEIGMGWISHVHIQSLQMIPGVQVVCQWGLPGEDGKTFADKYGIPEFMSDYDALLARQDIDALSIGLPNYKHFEYAKKALEAGKHIMLEKPLVLRLAQADELLEIAKKNGLIIGYAEELCYVPKFVHAKKIADAGGLGDVFLVRQHEKHAGAYSPWFFKAETAGGGILMDMGCHAIECCRWVLGKPAVKSVYCQADLFVHKQITELDDHVIMIIEFETGQIAQVESSWTQKGGMISWLEIQGTEGNAHAELLQIGSGVRVYSEKGYSTGDFVEGDTNGWHFPDVEWLFNNGYPQEMADWVGCVRNGGTPVESGEDGRAVLEIMIAAYLSAAEGRKVIFPFDDPDDYDVPVDIWLRSRKK
- a CDS encoding BadF/BadG/BcrA/BcrD ATPase family protein, yielding MAEKVYVGLDSGGTKTEVAILARNGAVLTQQLTGPVRLTARRASKTIVARTKEIISFSLEEAGAAWDDVAYFGFGMCGADYADELPAQRRSLARGLGIPEDEIALVNDGVAALWGGSDKQRAVILQLGTAFTAAYRSGFGSETPFDHLNAGVMMEVRRAILIAAARVWDGRLPKSILLELLLTHFEEKSPVDIMRKYVRGTLDTWKMLTVIVPWKTAVEKGDEVSLMILEEAAEIFAGDVCFMIDKIHNEPVDVVLGGGLLAYSPARFRRRIGELIRVQHPRVTIHPPRLQPAVGAAVMAAYLDGREPGPFYRGARASLKG